One segment of Anatilimnocola aggregata DNA contains the following:
- a CDS encoding SHD1 domain-containing protein, which produces MRKLFRKLIKPVLVWVVILTMCLDTALACRWSRRRCQPCCPPPACGAPVDGAPMGASPSDSMPPGTTVQRPELETPADQKPSLPPVMAPVEPPPMPPPPMPAKPKPTKPKPVVPAKPVEPVPAEPVPAEPKPVEPAPPKPVEPAPAEPKPVEPAPKPVEPAPKPVEPAPPKPVEPAPAEPKPVEPAPAEPKPVDPAPPKPADPAPMPAPMPKPVVPAEEDPFAPAPKPVDPKPADPAPMPAPKPVVPAEEDPFAPAPKPADPAPMPAPKPVVPAEDDPFAPAPKPADPAPMPAPMPKPAVPAADDPFAPAVPAPMPKPADPASDDPFAPAPAPTPMTKPAAPATDDPFAPAVPAPAPAPATTEPIKADPVDDLFAPKPAAPAPAAPAPAPAADDPFAPAAPAAPAAADPFAPAAPAPATPAPAADDPFAPAPVKAATPAPAKPAGDDPFADPFKISAEGHLPMRSWTDNTGTFEVRGRLIAILDGHVRLLKDNGRTTTVPNRRLSTTDKKYVDEVINLHGRGLIGQFASR; this is translated from the coding sequence ATGCGAAAGCTGTTTCGCAAACTGATCAAACCAGTGTTGGTTTGGGTAGTGATTCTGACGATGTGTCTCGACACAGCGCTCGCTTGCCGCTGGTCGCGCCGCCGTTGCCAACCTTGCTGCCCGCCACCCGCGTGCGGTGCTCCAGTTGACGGTGCTCCGATGGGTGCAAGTCCTTCGGACAGCATGCCTCCGGGCACGACCGTGCAACGCCCAGAATTGGAAACTCCAGCCGATCAAAAGCCGTCGTTGCCGCCAGTGATGGCACCCGTGGAACCACCACCGATGCCACCGCCACCCATGCCGGCGAAGCCAAAGCCGACAAAGCCGAAACCAGTTGTTCCGGCCAAGCCTGTGGAGCCAGTTCCCGCTGAACCTGTTCCTGCTGAGCCCAAGCCGGTGGAACCAGCACCGCCAAAACCTGTCGAACCAGCGCCAGCGGAACCGAAGCCCGTTGAACCAGCGCCCAAGCCTGTTGAACCAGCTCCGAAGCCGGTGGAACCAGCACCGCCAAAACCTGTCGAACCAGCACCAGCGGAACCGAAGCCCGTTGAACCAGCTCCCGCTGAACCCAAACCGGTTGATCCCGCGCCACCGAAGCCAGCTGATCCGGCTCCGATGCCTGCGCCAATGCCAAAGCCTGTAGTCCCAGCTGAAGAAGATCCCTTTGCTCCTGCGCCGAAGCCGGTAGATCCGAAACCAGCTGACCCGGCACCAATGCCCGCGCCGAAGCCAGTGGTTCCTGCCGAGGAAGACCCCTTTGCTCCAGCGCCCAAGCCAGCTGACCCGGCTCCGATGCCTGCGCCGAAGCCGGTTGTTCCTGCCGAGGACGACCCCTTTGCTCCAGCGCCGAAACCGGCCGATCCAGCTCCGATGCCAGCCCCGATGCCTAAGCCCGCTGTTCCAGCTGCTGACGATCCGTTCGCCCCAGCTGTTCCGGCACCCATGCCAAAACCAGCCGACCCAGCATCGGATGACCCATTCGCTCCGGCTCCTGCGCCCACTCCAATGACCAAGCCAGCTGCTCCGGCAACGGACGATCCGTTTGCCCCGGCAGTTCCCGCTCCAGCACCAGCGCCTGCCACAACCGAACCGATTAAGGCTGATCCAGTCGATGATCTGTTCGCTCCCAAACCGGCTGCACCAGCGCCTGCTGCACCCGCTCCGGCACCAGCCGCTGATGATCCGTTTGCTCCTGCGGCACCGGCCGCTCCAGCTGCGGCAGATCCGTTTGCCCCCGCAGCTCCGGCCCCTGCGACTCCCGCCCCAGCGGCTGATGATCCGTTTGCTCCGGCTCCTGTTAAGGCAGCTACGCCAGCTCCGGCCAAACCGGCCGGCGATGATCCGTTTGCCGATCCGTTCAAGATCTCGGCCGAAGGTCATTTGCCGATGCGGAGCTGGACGGATAACACGGGCACGTTCGAAGTTCGCGGTCGGTTGATTGCGATCCTCGATGGGCACGTCCGTTTGCTAAAAGACAACGGACGCACCACCACGGTTCCCAATCGCCGTTTGAGCACCACCGACAAGAAGTACGTCGATGAAGTGATCAATCTGCATGGTCGGGGCCTGATTGGTCAGTTTGCTTCGCGCTAG
- a CDS encoding BBP7 family outer membrane beta-barrel protein, protein MSLKRSKLWFTVILAAMSFATSLRGEHPTLPSSGPTVQLERWSPFIEPESFGDDYQYFAPADVSGYGGGDPPNIGFFLTYDRMNLAVQRPQMRPILRVGVEGNFGENLNIDLFDDNGQAMMGFTGNRETGYDSDFTWGNRYDFGFMTEDEHGWYASAWHIDGPYEGLRLRQERINRINTSDTQDNPDPILADRNPRAYDLQASINHATFSSFELNKVWRRKEFHNGGVLESFLGGRYMQFKDRYRQDGYGRYALDPDDFPDLSNANPLGPVEVLVVDRAHFENNMVGGQLGARYFYEKAHWTISTEMRMFACHNFQYLTRYQDQEVTNYGAAAATTPVYILRNRARSFDRSDEFVWGGELRAQAQYALTRDISFRFGLTLFDLGQGIGRGNDIRDNTEDVFMAGYTFGFTVNR, encoded by the coding sequence ATGTCGCTGAAACGTTCGAAACTGTGGTTCACTGTCATCCTGGCTGCGATGTCGTTCGCGACCAGTTTGCGGGGAGAGCACCCCACACTGCCATCCTCTGGGCCAACGGTTCAGTTGGAGCGGTGGTCGCCGTTCATTGAACCCGAGAGTTTCGGGGACGATTACCAATACTTCGCCCCAGCCGATGTTAGCGGCTATGGTGGTGGTGATCCGCCGAATATCGGCTTCTTCCTCACCTATGACCGGATGAACCTGGCGGTTCAGCGGCCACAGATGAGGCCGATCTTGCGGGTAGGCGTCGAAGGCAACTTCGGCGAGAATCTGAACATTGACCTGTTCGACGACAATGGCCAGGCCATGATGGGTTTCACGGGCAATCGTGAAACCGGCTACGACAGCGACTTTACCTGGGGTAATCGCTACGACTTCGGTTTCATGACCGAAGACGAACATGGCTGGTACGCTTCGGCCTGGCACATCGACGGGCCCTATGAAGGCCTGCGGTTGCGACAGGAGCGGATTAACCGTATCAACACCAGCGATACGCAGGACAATCCCGATCCGATTCTCGCGGATCGCAACCCGCGAGCTTATGATCTGCAAGCTTCGATCAACCATGCGACCTTCTCTTCGTTCGAATTGAACAAGGTGTGGCGTCGCAAGGAGTTCCACAACGGTGGCGTGCTCGAATCGTTCCTGGGTGGTCGATACATGCAGTTCAAAGATCGCTACCGCCAGGATGGCTACGGTCGGTATGCTCTTGATCCAGACGATTTCCCAGACTTGAGCAATGCGAACCCGCTCGGTCCCGTGGAAGTGCTAGTTGTCGACCGGGCTCACTTCGAGAACAACATGGTCGGTGGCCAATTGGGTGCCCGTTACTTCTATGAGAAGGCCCACTGGACCATCTCGACAGAAATGCGGATGTTCGCCTGCCATAACTTCCAGTACCTGACCCGCTACCAAGACCAGGAGGTTACCAACTATGGTGCTGCTGCCGCGACGACTCCCGTCTATATACTGCGAAATCGTGCCCGGTCGTTTGACCGCAGCGACGAATTCGTATGGGGTGGCGAATTGCGAGCTCAGGCTCAGTACGCTCTGACCCGCGATATTTCCTTCCGCTTCGGTCTCACCTTGTTCGACCTCGGTCAAGGCATCGGCCGCGGCAATGACATCCGCGACAATACCGAAGACGTGTTCATGGCTGGTTACACGTTTGGCTTCACGGTCAATCGCTAA
- a CDS encoding SDR family oxidoreductase, translating into MSSKVAIVTGAGSGIGRAVALALLREGYTVALAGRRVEALQQTVEQAGEHAMRALAVPTDVADPASVRSLFDQVVAKFQRVDLLFNNAGMGAPAIPIDELKVEKWLQLISINLTGAFLCTREAFRVMKAQQPRGGRIINNGSISATTPRPNSAPYTASKHAITGLTKSCALDGRAFDIACGQIDIGNAGTDLTARMAAGVPQANGTLAAEPTMDVNHVASAVVYMASLPLDANVLFLTVMATQMPFVGRG; encoded by the coding sequence ATGAGCAGCAAAGTTGCGATCGTCACGGGAGCAGGGTCGGGCATTGGTCGCGCGGTCGCGCTGGCACTGCTGCGCGAAGGTTACACTGTGGCCCTTGCTGGTCGCCGAGTCGAGGCGCTGCAGCAAACGGTGGAGCAAGCTGGTGAACACGCAATGCGGGCGCTGGCAGTGCCAACCGATGTGGCCGACCCCGCCTCGGTGCGCAGTCTGTTCGATCAGGTCGTGGCGAAGTTCCAGCGGGTCGATCTGCTGTTCAACAACGCGGGGATGGGTGCGCCGGCCATTCCTATCGACGAACTCAAGGTCGAAAAGTGGCTGCAACTCATCAGCATCAATCTGACCGGCGCGTTTCTGTGCACGCGCGAAGCGTTCCGGGTGATGAAGGCGCAGCAACCCCGCGGCGGACGAATCATTAACAACGGCTCGATCTCGGCGACCACGCCGCGCCCCAACTCGGCTCCTTACACTGCCTCGAAGCACGCCATCACCGGGCTGACGAAGTCGTGCGCGCTCGATGGCCGCGCGTTCGATATCGCCTGCGGGCAAATCGACATTGGCAACGCCGGGACCGACCTGACCGCGCGCATGGCCGCAGGTGTTCCGCAGGCCAATGGCACCCTCGCCGCGGAACCTACCATGGACGTGAATCATGTGGCCAGCGCCGTCGTCTATATGGCCAGCTTACCACTGGATGCCAACGTCCTATTTTTGACGGTGATGGCGACTCAAATGCCATTCGTTGGAAGGGGTTAA
- a CDS encoding DUF167 domain-containing protein: protein MRTIPIKVKPNARTSELTEQADGTWLARLKAPPVDGKANEELIRVVAAHFRVRKADVTIKSGASGRLKYVQIDD, encoded by the coding sequence ATGCGTACCATTCCCATCAAAGTGAAACCGAATGCCCGGACCTCGGAACTGACCGAGCAGGCCGACGGCACCTGGCTCGCGCGGCTCAAGGCACCACCCGTCGATGGCAAAGCCAACGAGGAACTGATTCGCGTCGTCGCTGCCCACTTTCGAGTGCGCAAGGCCGACGTCACCATCAAGAGCGGAGCTTCCGGCCGACTGAAGTACGTGCAGATCGATGATTGA
- a CDS encoding PAS domain S-box protein, whose product MKSPISDPLAVLLSTTDARYWQATLVPRAVAKHGETKWALPVDWSHGQVIHPQDEAGLHDCLQPLLRGTAQHVDCEYRARSESNEWRWFKMRVHLELAEPPKLHLWSNEITRQKRAEQLLALQSRIVQQLAANESLPTVLSELAQGVEANYYGAAVSILGVSADRQRLEHLAAPSLPKHIAARIHGLPIGPQVGACGSAAATGQRVVIADVHADSRMSGFEELAKETGIRSVWSQPISGERGEVIGTMAIYRLQVHSPSDDEIELLGLATNLAALAMENRRRIDSLVRSESRFRELAEKARLVPWEAELNTDRYTYVGPQAEEIFGYPMEEWYVPGFWHKLVHPDEREALLAEYYVHLKESDHFETEYRIPTKSGENVWIHDFVSIFRVNGVPVRLRGYMVDVTRRKKAEQAKSSTDALLDAVMKSLPFRLWAADRDARVVLQNPVSRQQFGDVVGTKVGDMQMPADIAEQHMVFIQRALAGEVVNAEVAHDFLGEQRVDQCLIAPVRLDNSIVGVLGCDIDVTAQRRVEKALQQSELRYRTLMQFAPDLIMQAKRDTTIVYTNRAIAPATMEQIIGSKCIDWVASDYRRVVENSFELVFSSGQECNYETLSSNEPVGPRWWSVHLAPIKDGDRIDSCIMIARDITRRKQMQQELLDHDERFRQLAEATDQGFWLVDLMPERLLYVNPAFSHIWGVSQEALYAGVRVGFKQVIDEDRERVERALDEWLAGERKSYDVEYQIERPNGQRRWVQDHGAKIFNAAGQLYRISGIVRDITDQKRAEVILRESEERYRLLAENSSDLIMRLNRAGECLYASPASRLLLGLEPVEIKNGQIFDELVHPDDRPRLAAMREAFLWKGKPVSITARFRHSAGEYRSLDLQAKAVRDLIGGSEQDVEATEVLITVRDATDRVDAARKLRQREADLAHADRMSTMGQMAAELAHELNQPLYAIANFSSASLGALGQNGEQAVEGIDKARNWLGEIARQSRRAADVIRRINLFVRKGELDPSPFSLSECVRTLEPLLEVAARGHEATISYKLTEPMPAIQADRLLIEQVIVNLVRNAAEAMEDVPAGQRQIEIRTYLEAGGVGLSVSDTGPGMRPEMAEKVFEPYFTTKESGTGMGLAICRSTIEAHQGRISAESNPQPTVTGGHGALFRIWLPLNNQA is encoded by the coding sequence ATGAAATCTCCTATTAGCGATCCGCTGGCGGTGTTGCTGTCGACGACCGATGCCCGCTACTGGCAAGCCACACTTGTGCCCCGGGCCGTGGCGAAGCACGGCGAGACGAAGTGGGCGTTGCCGGTCGACTGGTCGCACGGCCAGGTGATTCATCCACAGGACGAAGCGGGTCTGCACGATTGCTTGCAACCGTTGTTGCGCGGGACGGCGCAGCATGTGGATTGCGAGTATCGTGCTCGCAGCGAGTCCAACGAGTGGCGCTGGTTCAAAATGCGCGTGCATCTCGAGTTAGCGGAGCCGCCAAAATTGCATCTGTGGTCGAACGAGATCACGCGGCAAAAGCGGGCCGAACAACTGCTGGCCCTGCAAAGCCGCATCGTCCAGCAGTTGGCAGCGAACGAATCATTACCCACCGTACTAAGTGAACTGGCCCAGGGAGTGGAGGCCAACTACTACGGCGCGGCGGTCTCGATTCTCGGGGTCTCGGCCGATCGTCAGCGGCTCGAGCATTTGGCTGCTCCCAGTTTGCCGAAGCATATTGCGGCCAGGATTCATGGCTTGCCGATTGGTCCCCAAGTGGGCGCTTGCGGTTCGGCAGCAGCCACAGGACAGCGAGTTGTCATTGCCGACGTCCATGCCGACTCCCGGATGAGTGGCTTTGAAGAATTGGCCAAAGAAACGGGCATTCGGAGCGTCTGGTCGCAACCGATCAGCGGCGAGCGCGGCGAAGTGATCGGGACGATGGCCATCTATCGGTTGCAGGTCCATTCGCCCAGCGACGATGAGATCGAACTGTTGGGGCTGGCCACGAACCTGGCGGCGCTGGCGATGGAGAACCGGCGACGAATCGACTCGCTGGTGCGCAGCGAATCGCGATTCCGCGAACTGGCCGAGAAAGCGCGGCTGGTGCCCTGGGAAGCCGAGTTGAACACCGACCGCTATACGTATGTTGGCCCGCAGGCGGAAGAGATTTTTGGCTATCCAATGGAGGAATGGTATGTCCCCGGCTTCTGGCACAAGCTGGTGCATCCCGACGAACGCGAGGCATTGCTGGCCGAATACTACGTTCATTTGAAAGAGAGCGACCACTTCGAAACAGAGTATCGCATTCCAACTAAGTCGGGCGAGAACGTCTGGATTCATGACTTCGTCAGCATCTTTCGCGTGAACGGCGTACCGGTTCGATTGCGCGGATACATGGTCGACGTCACGCGGCGAAAGAAAGCCGAACAGGCGAAGAGTTCGACCGATGCATTGCTCGATGCGGTGATGAAGAGCTTGCCGTTTCGCTTGTGGGCAGCCGATCGCGATGCGCGGGTGGTGTTGCAGAACCCGGTGTCGCGGCAGCAGTTTGGCGATGTGGTCGGCACGAAGGTGGGAGACATGCAGATGCCGGCAGACATTGCCGAGCAGCACATGGTATTCATCCAGCGAGCGCTCGCTGGGGAAGTGGTGAACGCGGAGGTAGCGCACGACTTCCTGGGGGAACAGCGGGTCGACCAATGCTTGATCGCGCCGGTGCGGCTGGACAATTCGATTGTGGGAGTGCTGGGTTGCGATATCGATGTGACCGCGCAGCGGCGTGTTGAAAAGGCGCTGCAACAATCGGAACTGCGCTATCGCACGCTCATGCAATTCGCGCCGGATCTGATCATGCAAGCCAAGCGCGATACCACCATTGTCTATACCAACCGGGCAATTGCACCGGCGACGATGGAGCAGATTATCGGCTCCAAATGCATCGACTGGGTCGCCAGCGATTATCGCCGCGTAGTCGAGAACAGCTTCGAGCTGGTGTTTTCCAGCGGGCAGGAGTGCAACTACGAAACGTTGTCTTCCAACGAGCCTGTGGGGCCGCGCTGGTGGTCGGTGCATTTGGCGCCGATCAAGGACGGGGACCGGATCGACTCGTGCATTATGATTGCCCGCGATATCACGCGGCGCAAGCAGATGCAGCAGGAACTTCTCGACCACGACGAACGCTTTCGCCAACTGGCCGAGGCGACCGACCAAGGTTTTTGGCTTGTCGATTTGATGCCCGAACGGCTGCTATATGTGAATCCGGCTTTTTCGCATATTTGGGGCGTCAGTCAGGAAGCCTTGTATGCCGGAGTGCGAGTTGGCTTTAAGCAAGTGATCGACGAGGATCGCGAACGGGTGGAACGCGCTTTGGACGAATGGTTGGCTGGCGAGCGCAAGAGTTACGACGTGGAGTATCAGATCGAGCGGCCGAATGGCCAGCGGCGTTGGGTGCAGGATCACGGGGCAAAAATTTTCAACGCAGCGGGCCAGTTGTACCGCATTAGCGGAATCGTGCGGGATATCACCGACCAGAAGCGGGCTGAAGTGATTTTGCGCGAAAGCGAAGAGCGATACCGCCTGCTGGCCGAAAACTCTTCGGACTTGATCATGCGGCTGAATCGCGCGGGCGAATGCCTGTATGCTTCGCCAGCCAGCCGGCTGTTGCTGGGGCTGGAGCCGGTGGAAATCAAGAATGGTCAGATCTTCGACGAACTGGTGCATCCCGATGATCGGCCGCGGTTAGCTGCGATGCGCGAGGCCTTCTTGTGGAAGGGAAAACCAGTATCGATCACCGCGCGGTTTCGCCATTCAGCGGGAGAGTATCGATCGCTCGATCTACAGGCCAAGGCAGTGCGCGATTTGATCGGCGGCAGCGAGCAAGACGTCGAAGCTACCGAAGTGCTGATTACGGTGCGCGATGCCACCGATCGCGTCGACGCTGCCCGCAAGTTGCGCCAGCGCGAAGCCGATCTGGCGCATGCGGATCGCATGAGCACGATGGGACAGATGGCGGCAGAATTGGCGCACGAACTGAATCAGCCCTTATATGCCATTGCCAATTTCTCCTCGGCCTCACTCGGCGCGCTGGGGCAAAATGGCGAGCAGGCGGTCGAGGGAATCGACAAGGCGCGCAATTGGCTGGGGGAGATTGCCCGGCAATCGCGCCGCGCGGCGGATGTGATTCGCCGCATCAACTTGTTTGTGCGCAAGGGTGAACTCGACCCTTCTCCCTTCAGCTTGAGCGAATGTGTCCGCACCTTGGAGCCCTTGTTGGAAGTGGCCGCGCGCGGCCACGAAGCGACCATCAGCTATAAACTGACGGAACCGATGCCGGCGATTCAAGCGGATCGTCTGCTCATCGAACAAGTGATTGTCAATTTGGTGCGGAACGCAGCCGAGGCCATGGAAGATGTACCTGCTGGCCAGCGACAGATCGAAATCCGGACGTATTTGGAAGCGGGAGGCGTTGGTTTATCGGTCAGTGATACTGGTCCCGGGATGCGACCCGAAATGGCAGAGAAGGTCTTCGAGCCTTACTTCACCACGAAAGAAAGTGGCACCGGCATGGGTTTGGCCATCTGCCGGAGCACCATCGAAGCCCATCAGGGGCGAATTTCGGCGGAGTCGAACCCGCAGCCAACGGTCACTGGGGGGCACGGCGCGCTGTTTCGCATATGGCTGCCGCTGAACAACCAGGCATAA
- a CDS encoding twin-arginine translocation signal domain-containing protein encodes MTHVCTSRRRFLQATSLGATAVAIGPFSSLASLTPVRGADTPRRMRVAAIFTELRHRSHAYNILMNFMGRCMFRGQWQDLGMEVVSFYADQFPANDMTREVSQRFRVPLYSTIDEALCVGGKELKCDAVLLIGEHGDYPDNKLGQRMYPRKQFFDQVVRTMRRSERYVPVFNDKHLSYRWDWAKEMYDQARELKIPLMAGSSVPLAERRPMWEMPNDARVESAVSVHGGGMEVYDFHAFEVLQSFLEFRKGGETGIRSVRLVSGDAFTTATKQKDWPAELYAAAQQAEEQATTERQQRPIASTGKPHPDHGDHALFIDYVDGLRATVVKHGSSSNRWNFACRLAGEEQQRATALINGPWGNFNLFSALSHAIATFFKSGRSPYPVERTLIASGLLEAAMRSHQAGGKVIDTPELQFAYPTADFANMRETGASWKVITAATPQPTTFAPHQ; translated from the coding sequence ATGACCCACGTATGCACTTCTCGCCGGCGGTTTCTGCAAGCGACATCGCTCGGGGCCACGGCAGTTGCGATCGGTCCGTTTTCGTCGCTGGCGAGTCTGACGCCCGTTCGTGGTGCCGATACGCCGCGGCGAATGCGTGTGGCTGCTATCTTTACCGAGTTGCGTCATCGCTCGCACGCCTACAACATTCTGATGAACTTCATGGGCCGCTGCATGTTTCGCGGCCAATGGCAGGACCTGGGAATGGAGGTGGTCTCGTTCTATGCCGATCAGTTTCCGGCGAACGATATGACCCGCGAAGTTTCACAGCGCTTTCGTGTGCCGCTGTATAGCACTATCGACGAAGCACTTTGCGTCGGTGGGAAAGAACTGAAGTGCGACGCTGTCCTGCTGATTGGCGAGCATGGCGACTACCCCGACAACAAGCTCGGACAGCGAATGTACCCGCGTAAGCAGTTTTTCGACCAGGTCGTGCGGACCATGCGCCGCAGCGAGCGGTATGTGCCGGTGTTCAACGACAAGCACCTGTCGTATCGCTGGGATTGGGCCAAGGAGATGTACGATCAGGCTCGCGAGTTGAAGATTCCCTTGATGGCGGGCAGCAGCGTGCCGCTGGCCGAGCGGCGGCCAATGTGGGAAATGCCCAATGACGCGCGTGTCGAGTCAGCCGTGAGCGTGCATGGCGGCGGCATGGAAGTGTATGACTTTCACGCTTTCGAAGTGCTGCAGTCATTTCTCGAATTTCGTAAAGGTGGCGAGACCGGCATCCGTAGTGTCCGTTTGGTTTCGGGCGACGCCTTCACAACTGCCACGAAGCAAAAGGATTGGCCTGCCGAACTGTACGCAGCGGCGCAGCAGGCTGAAGAGCAAGCCACGACGGAGCGACAACAGCGGCCGATTGCCTCCACAGGCAAGCCCCATCCCGATCATGGCGACCACGCCCTCTTCATCGACTATGTCGATGGCTTGCGGGCCACGGTAGTTAAGCATGGCAGTTCGTCCAACCGCTGGAACTTTGCTTGCCGACTAGCTGGCGAAGAACAGCAGCGGGCTACGGCACTCATCAACGGCCCGTGGGGCAATTTCAACTTATTCAGCGCGCTCAGCCACGCAATCGCCACTTTCTTCAAATCGGGAAGGTCTCCTTACCCGGTCGAGCGAACGTTAATTGCCAGCGGACTTCTCGAAGCAGCCATGCGCTCGCACCAGGCAGGGGGCAAGGTCATCGACACACCCGAATTGCAGTTTGCCTACCCAACGGCTGACTTTGCCAACATGCGCGAGACGGGCGCCAGCTGGAAAGTAATCACCGCTGCCACGCCACAGCCCACAACCTTTGCGCCTCACCAGTAA
- the recO gene encoding DNA repair protein RecO: MPSEKTPAIVLRTVEFSETSLIVTLFTREFGKISALAKGARRPKGPFESALDLLALVRIVFLRKSSDVLDLLTEAKLDRRFRAGARDLNRLYAGFYVAELLAELTDTHDPHPELFDAADQSLLALDGQISPATAVLWLELTALSRLGHLPTLDVCAACSREVEVVDRVPFGLLAGGLLCAACRSGQRQVVSVRAEIIGTMQRFLDATMDWRELVIPVDQRGELRGLLNNYLNHLMGHRSRLQSYLNGLTAADRGR; encoded by the coding sequence ATGCCCAGCGAAAAAACCCCGGCGATTGTGCTGCGCACCGTCGAATTCAGCGAAACCAGCCTGATTGTCACTCTATTTACGCGGGAGTTTGGCAAGATCAGCGCGCTGGCCAAAGGAGCGCGGCGTCCCAAAGGGCCCTTCGAGTCTGCTCTTGACCTGTTGGCCTTGGTTCGCATAGTGTTCCTGCGCAAATCGTCCGATGTCCTCGACTTGCTGACCGAAGCCAAACTCGACCGCCGCTTTCGAGCGGGCGCTCGCGATTTGAACCGTTTGTATGCCGGCTTTTACGTGGCTGAGCTCCTTGCCGAGCTAACCGACACGCATGACCCGCATCCCGAACTGTTCGACGCAGCGGATCAGTCGCTACTGGCTCTCGATGGTCAGATTTCGCCGGCCACGGCCGTTTTGTGGCTCGAATTGACAGCCCTGTCTCGCCTCGGCCATCTGCCCACACTCGATGTGTGCGCAGCCTGCAGTCGCGAAGTAGAAGTTGTCGATCGCGTGCCGTTCGGATTGCTCGCCGGCGGGCTGTTGTGTGCTGCGTGTCGCAGCGGTCAACGTCAAGTCGTCAGCGTGCGGGCCGAAATAATTGGAACCATGCAACGATTTCTCGATGCGACTATGGACTGGCGCGAGCTGGTGATTCCGGTCGATCAACGAGGCGAGTTGCGCGGTTTGCTGAATAACTATTTGAACCACTTGATGGGACATCGTTCGCGACTGCAAAGCTATTTGAATGGACTCACGGCAGCAGATCGCGGCCGCTGA